One part of the Arabidopsis thaliana chromosome 4, partial sequence genome encodes these proteins:
- a CDS encoding O-methyltransferase family protein (O-methyltransferase family protein; FUNCTIONS IN: methyltransferase activity, O-methyltransferase activity, protein dimerization activity; LOCATED IN: cytosol; CONTAINS InterPro DOMAIN/s: Winged helix-turn-helix transcription repressor DNA-binding (InterPro:IPR011991), Plant methyltransferase dimerisation (InterPro:IPR012967), O-methyltransferase, family 2 (InterPro:IPR001077), O-methyltransferase, COMT, eukaryota (InterPro:IPR016461); BEST Arabidopsis thaliana protein match is: O-methyltransferase family protein (TAIR:AT4G35150.1); Has 3345 Blast hits to 3334 proteins in 568 species: Archae - 3; Bacteria - 935; Metazoa - 112; Fungi - 688; Plants - 1514; Viruses - 0; Other Eukaryotes - 93 (source: NCBI BLink).) yields MSSDQLSKFLDRNKMEDNKRKVLDEEAKASLDIWKYVFGFADIAAAKCAIDLKIPEAIENHPSSQPVTLAELSSAVSASPSHLRRIMRFLVHQGIFKEIPTKDGLATGYVNTPLSRRLMITRRDGKSLAPFVLFETTPEMLAPWLRLSSVVSSPVNGSTPPPFDAVHGKDVWSFAQDNPFLSDMINEAMACDARRVVPRVAGACHGLFDGVTTMVDVGGGTGETMGMLVKEFPWIKGFNFDLPHVIEVAEVLDGVENVEGDMFDSIPACDAIFIKWVLHDWGDKDCIKILKNCKEAVPPNIGKVLIVESVIGENKKTMIVDERDEKLEHVRLMLDMVMMAHTSTGKERTLKEWDFVLKEAGFARYEVRDIDDVQSLIIAYRS; encoded by the exons ATGTCTTCAGATCAACTAAGCAAATTCCTTGATAGAAACAAAATGGAagacaataaaagaaaagtattagATGAAGAAGCGAAAGCTTCTCTAGACATATGGAAGTATGTCTTTGGGTTTGCAGATATAGCAGCTGCAAAGTGTGCCATTGATCTTAAAATACCAGAAGCCATTGAAAACCATCCTTCTTCACAGCCCGTAACACTAGCCGAACTCTCCTCCGCCGTCTCCGCCTCTCCCTCGCATCTCCGCCGTATAATGAGGTTTCTTGTACACCAAGGAATCTTTAAAGAAATCCCCACAAAAGATGGTTTAGCTACAGGCTACGTTAATACGCCACTCTCTCGCCGTTTGATGATCACAAGACGTGATGGAAAATCGCTGGCTCCTTTTGTTCTCTTCGAAACAACTCCCGAGATGCTCGCTCCATGGTTGAGACTTAGCTCAGTCGTTTCTTCGCCGGTCAACGGTTCAACTCCACCACCGTTTGATGCAGTGCACGGTAAGGACGTGTGGTCGTTCGCGCAGGATAATCCCTTCCTCAGCGATATGATCAATGAGGCCATGGCTTGTGATGCAAGGCGCGTGGTGCCACGTGTAGCCGGAGCTTGTCACGGCTTGTTTGATGGCGTGACTACGATGGTTGACGTAGGAGGTGGTACGGGAGAGACGATGGGGATGCTTGTGAAGGAGTTTCCTTGGATCAAAGGATTTAACTTTGATCTTCCTCATGTCATTGAAGTTGCTGAAGTCTTGGACGGTGTTGAGAATGTTGAGGGCGATATGTTTGATTCTATTCCGGCTTGCGACGCCATTTTCATCAAG TGGGTGTTACACGATTGGGGAGACAAAGATTGCATAAAGATATTGAAGAATTGCAAAGAAGCGGTCCCTCCAAATATCGGAAAAGTGTTGATAGTGGAATCGGTGATCGGAGAGAATAAAAAGACGATGATAGTGGACGAACGAGATGAAAAGTTAGAGCACGTGAGATTGATGCTTGATATGGTGATGATGGCTCACACAAGCACAGGCAAAGAACGGACTTTGAAAGAATGGGACTTTGTTCTTAAAGAAGCTGGCTTTGCTCGATATGAGGTTAGGGACATTGATGATGTTCAGAGTCTTATAATCGCGTATCGGTCTTAA